In Aspergillus fumigatus Af293 chromosome 6, whole genome shotgun sequence, the genomic window AGCAAGAATCACATCGAAGAGAATGCAACGTTGGATAGGGTGCATCACCTAAAGTCGACCAGAAAGTCGTGGGTAACATTGCGGCAATATAGGGCTGAGGATGAAAAAGTTCTTATTATACCTGATATGATGGTGGGTCATGAGGACTTTTGAGCGGGCTATGGGGACTCTGCGGCACCGGTATGCCCGTCGCAGAATCGACACGGCTCAGCATCGCGCCCGAATTGAAGTCGGAATTGACATCGTAACTCGGCCGAGCTCTATCAAATGAATGACGGGTGCGTTGCGCAGACTGCACTGACTgagggcgaggatgttgTGTAGTGTCAAAGCTGTAATTGGTCCCATTGCTACCGTTCTGGCTCCGCGGATTGTGGGTGTGAATTGTGGGAGCGACCGACGGCGGGTAGATCTGCTGATCGTCTGAGAAGGGATCCTGTTTCATACTGGACTGGATTGGTTTACCCAAATCTGAGGAGGCGGCTGATCCATTGCTCAGGCCACCAGAAGTTGCAGCGGCCTTCGGGGGAACAAATGCCTCGTATTGGTCCAAATACTTGAATTTACCTTGCGTGACCTGCTCACGAATGATGTCCACATCCCGAGGAAAGAAAACCTTTTGCACGGCTTTGACGGTAAagcgaggaagaaggcataTTATCACCGTCATAAGGAGAACAACCCAGAATGACAAAGCTCCATAAACCTCTGCAGCAGCTTTGTAGAATTGAGCCGACGCGGTTGTCGAAGAGTAGATCCCGGTCCAAAAGAATATTAAGAGAGAGCtgatgacattgatcaaAACCGTCAGCCAGTCCCAACGGTAGGTATTCATGAGGATGTAGGTGTTGCTAGCAATGACGGCACACGAAGCCACAAGGACACCCATTCGGGTTCGGTCGTTGATATTCAACCCGTTTGAATGGACGAAAGTCGCGGGGCTAAAGAGGAGGTATGGCATATAGAAACATATGATCGACTGGTAAAAGCCATCGAGCATATACAGCCTGAGTGATGTCAGAAGGAGCTGGAACACCAGGAATTGAGAGATAAATACCAGAATTTGGTCTGCGACCATTCTTTTCGCTCGATGCCCCTCATATACAGCTGAGGGACGGCAAGTGACACCTTGTCGTCAACGTCCTGATCGAAAATTCCCATCAAAATGACAGGTAAAGATGTGAAAGCAACGTTGACCAATACAATATATGTATAGTCGAAGAGGTACGAGCCGTCGAAATCATTGTAGAGCGAGTACCAGAAGAGAGCAATAGTCCAGACCATATTCTGTGTGATTGTTCAGCATAATGTGTGGCACGCGTCAATCGATACCTCACTTACCTTGTAGAAAAAGTTTGCTATAGTCTCACCCATGCGGCGGTAGGACCACCGACCATGCACAAGGATCAGGCGTTGGAGGAACCTGAACTGGCCTATAGCATAGTCGGAGGACATAGCCGCCTGTCTACCTTCTTCACCAACGATACCAACCCCGACGTCGGCTTCTTGAATCATGGCGACATCGTTGGCCCCATCTCCAATCGAGAGAGCCATGATATTCAGGCCATTCTTGACTAAGCGGACAACCGCCGCTTTCTGGGCGGGACTGACTCGACAACATAGCACAGACTTGCACTGTTTGCAGAGCAGAAGGAATCTTTGCTTCAGCTCATCAGAGAGCATGAGCTTGAGTGTATCGCCATCGATAACTACCGCGTGCGTTGCAGGCGGTGGCCTGTGATCCTCTCGAGCAGCAATGAGTTCCTCGTCAGAACCGGTTAATCCAAATTTCTGCAactgctcatcaagctcttgAGAGGCTCGCTGCGGTTGATCCTCGGGGATGTTGAAAACAAGAAGTTCCATATCGTTGGTCAGAAGGTTACACGAGAAACCGATATTGATGGCAGTTTCAACTTTATCACCAGTCAGAACCCACAGCTTGATCCCAGCATCGGCTAACAAAGAAATGGTATCGGGAACCCCATCCTGAAGCTTATCCTCGATGGCTGTTCCACCGATAAGCATGAGCTCCTGCTCAATCTCACTTGAAACTTGCTCCAGCTTTTGTTCACGATCTGTAAGTGCAGCTGCAGCAATGTCGTGTTCTTTGCTCCATGTCCGATACTCCTCCTCGCTGAGGACTCGCTCTGCCACGCACAAGGTTCGCAATCCTTCACGCGCAAATTCCTCTAGATGCTCAGCTGTCTTCTTTCGAAGCTCTTGTTGCTTGCCACGAGCCAGTCGCGAGTATATGATGCTATCCGCGCCCTTACAGAAAAGACGAATGGTGCCATCCGGCATACGGATGATTGCACTCATTCGTTTCCTCGTGGAATTGAACTCGAGTGTATTGAGTACAGTATAGGTTCGCTCCTCGCCCATGACATTCAAAATAAGGTCGTCACCTGATCTTCCGAGGAGAGTGAAGCCGCAATCACGAGCAGTGCTCACTAGAGCCGCCTCATCCGGGGACTGCGCTTTGAACTCGATTTGGGGGGGATCACCAGGCGTCTGCTCTGTGATTACTGTATGGCATAAAGCAAGAGCAAGCATGAAATGTTCCGTTGCTTGCTTCTGAGCTTCACCAGATTGCCCTTCCAAGTCTGCGACGTAATCTGGCGCGATGAACGTCAAATTCTCGTCACGCAGATATGGGTTGTCGTGTATTCGGCGGAGCATTTGAAGCATCTTGGTAGTATCGGCAGCGATTTTTTCTCGTGCTTCCGCGGCCACAGTGTCGGCATCGCCTCCTTCACGTCTGATCATACCTACCTGGGCTTCTGTAAAGGCCTCGCCATAGGAAACTCCATTGATAGTGCACTTCTTGAAGTCCATCACATTCTGCGTTAAAGTGCCAGTCTTGTCGGAGAAGATGTATTCGATCTGTCCAACATCATCCGAGATGTTCCAGGATTTAGGCACGCAGGAGATTCCCAGTTTCTCGTAATACATGAAGACATCGCTGTGAATGAAAATAGCCTGACACGTGCGGACTATCTCGAGGGAGATGTAGAGCGAGATGGGTACCAAGTTCTGAAACAGGATCAAAGCCACCCAGAATGTGATGATGGCAGTGACTACCGGAGTGCTTCCGTAGGAGCCAAAATCAAAGTAGTTGAGAGACCTGTCATCAGAGCCCCATGCAACGCCGTTGACAACTGCGGAGACGAAACACATGGCAAACAGTAGGATAAAATTGTAGATGACATTCCAGTTGAGCGCTTTGGCGAGCTTAGCTCTCTTTGACGGCGTCACACCGGAATTGAGCATAACCTTGGTCTCGTCACCAGTGAAAATGACTACACCAAGCGCCCATTCAGTGTTGCGAAGCGAACACCCACGAAGAAGCATATTGCTGATGGTGATAGGCTCTACCATCTCTCTTCGAGGTGCATCTGGATAGTCGGGATCGCGTTGTTCCCAGCGAAGTGCACCATTATAGGCGTACAGGTTCGGGTGCGGAGCCTCGCTGTCGATCAGGAACTCGGCCTTTTCGCAATCCCTAGCATGCCTGACCTGGCGACCACAATTCAGAGCTTGACGAACCTTGAGATTTGTCTCGCCATCTAGATTTTTGGTCTCCACGTAACAAGCACCATCGGGATCTGAAGTCGAGAGAACAACAATATCGGCAGGAATAGGGTCTCCGTTGTATAGTCGAACAAAATCCCCAACCTGGATATTTTTCCAATAATCGCGCTTGAATCTAGCCTTGCCGATTGTCTGCTTCGAGGGATCCACCACACTACCACCTTTTCGCGGTGGTGTCACTGGTAATGTAACCGCTTGTAAACTGTCTCTATTTCGCTTGTCCGGATGAAGGAATTGATCCGAATCACCAGCAGGTAGTGGCCAATCTGCGCGAGCCTCCGCGGAGGGAGATGGAACAGGAGTCATCTGAATCGCGTCCTCTTCCATACCATGGTCACCACGTTGCGAATACACAGACGCTCGCGGGGTTACAGTCGTCAAAATTGAGGCGCGCCGTTCATCTTGAAACATTTGCGGTACATCCTTGtttttcttcatcagacGCCGAATCCATCGGTATGTGGAGATAGTGGCACGGGTACACGCTTTCTTGAATCGACGCCAGAGAGAAACTTTGTCCTCAGTCGAGTTCACATTGTTCCACTCTACTAGGCGATAAACGGGAGAATTATTCAACTCGTTGTCTAGGACGGTACGGCGCCAATCTTCGATGGCGTCTTTGATAGCTGTCGCGACCACGATGACGATCAAGGGTACTGTGTTGAGCGCGGGGTTATCTACACCGAAGATGGAAAAGAACTAGACAATCATGTTAGCCTCAAGAGCAATCGACCTGCGCTAGCTTCAGCGGCCCGGGAACGAGGACGTACACCGAGGATaatgatgaaaagaaaatagaTGTTGGCTATGTTGTGAAATTGAAACCAAATATTTTTCGGAATGAAAGTCAATGGTGTATATTTCGCAGTTCGAATCTTGTTTCTAGGATACGACGTTTTGATTTGACCGTCTTCATCTCTTTCGGATTCGGGTATTGGTATGTTGAAGTAAACCCTTCGATTACTACCGCCTTGAGCATCTTGGTCGCTCTCGGTATTCGAATCGTCTGTGGGAGGCAGCATGCTGCCTCGCTTCTCACTCTTCGCTTCAGAACGCTTATGCAAGCGATCCATGATCGAAACACGTTTCCGTACACCTCCGGCACCGGCGACTCTTTGTGTTGCCCATCTCTGGCGTTTCGTCGGCTTCGAGACATTGCTGCTAACTTCGCGAACCCCATTCCCGGGGTCAATGGAGTCCGGACTCAAGAAATCTGACGCCATTTACGCGGCTTCAAGCCCTTGTGAGAAGGGCATAAACCGGAGGTGACCGTGTTGTATTAGGACGGCGGAAAGAGAGCATCCGCTCCAATGAGCCGGATCTCGAGAGTGTCTCCAATCCACAAAACCTTCGTTGTTATCCTCGACTCAGTGATCCGAGATGGACGCTGAGACAATGCTGCTGATTGTGGCCTAAGTTCGCAGGTAGCCAATTTGACACACGTCACGATGAGGCGGCGGACTCCAAGGTGAAGTGAAGAGACCACAAAGACAATACGGCCGTACGTAGAAAGGTCGGGAGGGGGGGGGTAGGTATAAATCAAGCAAAGCGATAGTCCATTATTCAGAAAAGGGACAACAATAAATATATCAACAATGGTGTCGACAAGGATCGCAAAGAAAGAAGTGTTCCTTTCAAAAGAAAAGTGGAAGATTAATCAGATTGGTAAGATGGAAGACAGTTTCTGGGTAGTCGGCAGACTCCCCTCGGAGACGGGGGGAAGTGTAAGGTAGGTATTGTATTACGGAATACAGAGTCACTAATCGATACATACCTTAGTGCACCAGACGGAACGCAAGGCTGGGCATAATTGCCGCTTTATAGGCGTACAATATGGCTACCTAGCATAAAGACAGGGTAAAATGAGCCGGATTTCTTTATTGATAGAGTAGGCAGGAGATTCTAGTCACTATTACTCAGGATGTTCTCCCCATACATCTTGTACTGAGCACTGGAGGCAGGTTCCTAATGCCTGTGCATGAGCTTCAGAGATACTGTGCTCCACATCCTTTGTTCTCCTGCATAACATAATTTCTGCGCGACTCCGTTATTCCTTCACATTTACCATACGGTAAATTACAGCGCTGACGTACAGGCCAATTCGTGCATAAGCTCGAGGGCTTTCCAGCCTCGCTGCAGACTGCAGAGTCACTTGTCTGGTTCTCCTCAAAATTTTCTAATGGTGGCGGCGAAGATAGACACTGGGTACGGATTT contains:
- a CDS encoding phospholipid-transporting P-type ATPase, translated to MASDFLSPDSIDPGNGVREVSSNVSKPTKRQRWATQRVAGAGGVRKRVSIMDRLHKRSEAKSEKRGSMLPPTDDSNTESDQDAQGGSNRRVYFNIPIPESERDEDGQIKTSYPRNKIRTAKYTPLTFIPKNIWFQFHNIANIYFLFIIILGFFSIFGVDNPALNTVPLIVIVVATAIKDAIEDWRRTVLDNELNNSPVYRLVEWNNVNSTEDKVSLWRRFKKACTRATISTYRWIRRLMKKNKDVPQMFQDERRASILTTVTPRASVYSQRGDHGMEEDAIQMTPVPSPSAEARADWPLPAGDSDQFLHPDKRNRDSLQAVTLPVTPPRKGGSVVDPSKQTIGKARFKRDYWKNIQVGDFVRLYNGDPIPADIVVLSTSDPDGACYVETKNLDGETNLKVRQALNCGRQVRHARDCEKAEFLIDSEAPHPNLYAYNGALRWEQRDPDYPDAPRREMVEPITISNMLLRGCSLRNTEWALGVVIFTGDETKVMLNSGVTPSKRAKLAKALNWNVIYNFILLFAMCFVSAVVNGVAWGSDDRSLNYFDFGSYGSTPVVTAIITFWVALILFQNLVPISLYISLEIVRTCQAIFIHSDVFMYYEKLGISCVPKSWNISDDVGQIEYIFSDKTGTLTQNVMDFKKCTINGVSYGEAFTEAQVGMIRREGGDADTVAAEAREKIAADTTKMLQMLRRIHDNPYLRDENLTFIAPDYVADLEGQSGEAQKQATEHFMLALALCHTVITEQTPGDPPQIEFKAQSPDEAALVSTARDCGFTLLGRSGDDLILNVMGEERTYTVLNTLEFNSTRKRMSAIIRMPDGTIRLFCKGADSIIYSRLARGKQQELRKKTAEHLEEFAREGLRTLCVAERVLSEEEYRTWSKEHDIAAAALTDREQKLEQVSSEIEQELMLIGGTAIEDKLQDGVPDTISLLADAGIKLWVLTGDKVETAINIGFSCNLLTNDMELLVFNIPEDQPQRASQELDEQLQKFGLTGSDEELIAAREDHRPPPATHAVVIDGDTLKLMLSDELKQRFLLLCKQCKSVLCCRVSPAQKAAVVRLVKNGLNIMALSIGDGANDVAMIQEADVGVGIVGEEGRQAAMSSDYAIGQFRFLQRLILVHGRWSYRRMGETIANFFYKNMVWTIALFWYSLYNDFDGSYLFDYTYIVLVNVAFTSLPVILMGIFDQDVDDKVSLAVPQLYMRGIERKEWSQTKFWLYMLDGFYQSIICFYMPYLLFSPATFVHSNGLNINDRTRMGVLVASCAVIASNTYILMNTYRWDWLTVLINVISSLLIFFWTGIYSSTTASAQFYKAAAEVYGALSFWVVLLMTVIICLLPRFTVKAVQKVFFPRDVDIIREQVTQGKFKYLDQYEAFVPPKAAATSGGLSNGSAASSDLGKPIQSSMKQDPFSDDQQIYPPSVAPTIHTHNPRSQNGSNGTNYSFDTTQHPRPQSVQSAQRTRHSFDRARPSYDVNSDFNSGAMLSRVDSATGIPVPQSPHSPLKSPHDPPSYQV